In a single window of the Papaver somniferum cultivar HN1 chromosome 8, ASM357369v1, whole genome shotgun sequence genome:
- the LOC113306683 gene encoding WD40 repeat-containing protein HOS15-like codes for MHVPCLPSKIPSSDVTIFEGHTSEVLACAWDPVGSLLASVSKDTTARIWEILDGPCGSKMQNGRQNEIVLEHCKGDLSKTKKGVTALDWNSEGTLLASASSDANTRIWSRNGELRGTSTKHKGPVNCLKWNKEGNRLLTGSSDEAIVWQWQMSTLRRAQNFEFHTGRVMHVDWRDCDTFATGSEDAKISVCKVGEDRPIRTFLGHKKGVNSIKWDESGSLLASCSGDGTVKIWSINQDQYIHDLKEHTEEVYSVEWRPTGPGTSNLNQSPILAKCIV; via the exons ATGCATGTACCATGTTTACCTAGTAAGATTCCCAGTTCTGATGTAACTATATTCGAAGGACATACTTCCGAG GTTCTTGCTTGTGCATGGGATCCAGTTGGTTCACTTCTCGCATCAGT gtcgaaagatacaacagctaggATTTGGGAAATTTTGGATGGTCCTTGTGGCTCTAAGATGCAGAATGGGCGTCAAAATGAAATAGTGTTGGAACACTGTAAGGGTGACCTGAGTAAGACCAAAAAGGGTGTTACAGCGCTTGACTGGAAT TCAGAGGGGACATTACTTGCGTCAGCTTCATCAGATGCAAACACAAGGATATGGAGTAGAAACG GGGAGCTACGAGGCACCTCGACCAAACATAAAGGTCCAGTCAACTGTTTAAAATGGAACAAAGAGGGTAATCGTCTTCTTACTGGAAGTTCCGATGAAGCTATTGTGTGGCAGTGGCAAATGAGTACCTTGAGACGGGCTCAAAACTTTGAATTTCATACTG GTCGAGTCATGCATGTTGATTGGCGGGATTGCGATACATTTGCAACAGGCTCAGAAGATGCCAAGATCAGCGTTTGTAAGGTTGGAGAGGATCGTCCTATTAGAACCTTTTTGGGTCATAAG AAAGGGGTCAATTCTATAAAATGGGATGAATCTGGTTCTCTGTTGGCTTCTTGCTCCGGTGATGGCACGGTAAAG ATATGGAGTATAAATCAAGACCAGTACATCCATGATTTAAAGGAGCACACCGAG GAGGTATATTCTGTTGAATGGAGACCTACTGGTCCTGGAACAAGCAACCTTAACCAGTCTCCCATACTGGCAAAG TGCATCGTTTGA